CGGTGCGCCTCGCCCGTGAGATGGGAGTCGAGAGGGTGGCCCTCGTCAAGAACAAGTGGCGGAAGGACGCTCCAGAGCCCGATCTCGACGTCGACTTCGAGCTGACGGTCCCGTATTCCGACAAGCTCGTGGAGCTGGAGATGGAGGGGAGACCGGTATGGGAGGATCAGGTGGTGAGGGAGACGGGAGAGGAGTTGGCGAGACGTCTTACGAGGTAGTGATCCGAGAGGAGCACTGCAAGGGATGCTTCCTCTGCTCCTGGGTATGCCCGATAGACGCGCTGGATAGGTCAAACCGTAGGAACAAGCGCGGTTACCTGCTCCCGGAATGGAGCGGCGAGTGTACCGGATGTCGACAGTGTGAGCTCATCTGCCCTGACCTCGCGATCGAGGTGAGGGAGGTGGAGGGAGATGAGTAAGGTCGACTTCCTGCAAGGTAACGAGGCCTGTGCAGAGGGAGCGATCGTTGCGGGTTGTAGGTTCTTCGCCGGCTACCCGATCACACCATCCACCGAGATCGCGGAGCGGATGAGCTCACGGCTCCCCGAGGTCGGCGGTGTGTACGTGCAGATGGAGGACGAGATCGCCTCGCTCGCGGCGGTGATCGGTGCCTCTT
Above is a window of Methanopyrus sp. SNP6 DNA encoding:
- a CDS encoding ferredoxin family protein, translating into MIREEHCKGCFLCSWVCPIDALDRSNRRNKRGYLLPEWSGECTGCRQCELICPDLAIEVREVEGDE